The following coding sequences are from one Betaproteobacteria bacterium window:
- a CDS encoding PKD domain-containing protein — protein sequence MGAVVEPGADTRTGYSIDWGDGSTQALTVAQWAAAAGSFTHTYADGGNGGTARNIVVQATDEDGTFTLGSKALTVNNAAPSLILSGNANTNEGASYVLHIEGSDAGGAADPLSYDIDWGDGSAVQTLTAAQLAALSGNVGHVYADDQDGATNATPRTISVTANDGDGGSTNQTQGVTVNNVAPTASVTGADSVSEGSVYTLNVGSVVEPGTDTRTGYSIDWGDGSTQALTPAQWAAAAGSFTHTYADGGNGGTARNIVVQATDEDGTFTLGSKALTVNNAAPSLILSGNANTNEGASYVLHIEGSDAGGAADPLSYDIDWGDGSAVQTLTAAQLAALSGNVGHVYADDQDGATNATPRTISVTANDGDGGSTNQTQGVTVNNVAPTVALSGAAAVEVGQSYTLNLGAVTDPGTDTVSSYLIDWGDGNSQTVNSGGNVSHTYGSTGNYTIGVSLSDEDGTFANPTTVAVAVNAATATLSLEAGANAALDEGATFSRNLSFSDGEDNGAAGWTYSIDYGDGTVVNGSTLVKNLDLNHVYGDGDATRTVTVSLTDVAGETASDSFQVQVNNVAPTAAVTGADSVSEGSVYTLNVGAVVEPGADTRTGYSIDWGDGSTQALTVAQWAAAAGSFTHTYADGGNGGTARNIVVQATDEDGTFTLGSKALTVNNAAPSLILSGNANTNEGASYVLHIEGSDAGGAADP from the coding sequence TTGGGCGCGGTCGTCGAACCAGGAGCGGACACCCGGACGGGCTACAGCATCGACTGGGGCGACGGCAGCACCCAGGCGCTCACGGTGGCCCAATGGGCGGCGGCGGCAGGGAGCTTCACCCACACCTACGCCGACGGCGGCAATGGGGGCACGGCGCGCAACATCGTCGTGCAAGCCACGGACGAAGACGGCACCTTCACCCTGGGCAGCAAGGCCCTGACGGTGAACAACGCGGCGCCCAGCCTGATCCTCAGCGGCAACGCCAACACCAACGAAGGCGCCAGCTACGTTCTGCACATCGAAGGCAGCGACGCCGGAGGAGCGGCCGACCCCCTGAGCTACGACATCGACTGGGGCGACGGCAGTGCCGTCCAGACCCTGACGGCGGCCCAACTGGCGGCCCTGTCCGGGAACGTCGGCCACGTCTATGCCGACGACCAGGACGGCGCGACCAACGCCACCCCGCGCACCATCAGCGTCACCGCCAACGACGGCGACGGCGGCAGCACCAACCAGACCCAGGGCGTCACGGTGAACAACGTGGCCCCCACGGCCAGCGTGACGGGCGCCGACAGCGTGAGCGAAGGCAGTGTTTACACGCTGAACGTTGGGTCGGTGGTCGAACCTGGAACGGACACCCGGACGGGCTACAGCATCGACTGGGGCGACGGCAGCACCCAGGCACTCACGCCGGCCCAATGGGCGGCGGCGGCAGGGAGCTTCACCCACACCTACGCCGACGGCGGCAATGGGGGCACGGCGCGCAACATCGTCGTGCAAGCCACGGACGAAGACGGCACCTTCACCCTGGGCAGCAAGGCCCTGACGGTGAACAACGCGGCGCCCAGCCTGATCCTCAGCGGCAACGCCAACACCAACGAAGGCGCCAGCTACGTTCTGCACATCGAAGGCAGCGACGCCGGAGGAGCGGCCGACCCCCTGAGCTACGACATCGACTGGGGCGACGGCAGTGCCGTCCAGACCCTGACGGCGGCCCAACTGGCGGCCCTGTCCGGGAACGTCGGCCACGTCTATGCCGACGACCAGGACGGCGCGACCAACGCCACCCCGCGCACCATCAGCGTCACCGCCAACGACGGCGACGGCGGCAGCACCAACCAGACCCAGGGCGTCACGGTGAACAACGTGGCCCCGACCGTTGCCCTCAGCGGTGCGGCCGCAGTCGAAGTGGGGCAGAGCTACACCCTCAACCTGGGGGCGGTGACCGATCCGGGCACCGACACCGTGAGCAGCTACCTCATTGACTGGGGCGACGGCAACAGCCAGACCGTCAACAGCGGCGGCAACGTCAGCCACACCTACGGCAGCACCGGCAACTACACCATCGGCGTCAGCCTCAGCGACGAAGACGGCACCTTCGCCAACCCCACCACGGTGGCTGTCGCGGTCAATGCCGCCACCGCCACCCTCAGTCTGGAAGCCGGCGCCAACGCGGCGCTGGACGAAGGCGCCACCTTCAGCCGCAACCTCAGCTTCAGCGACGGCGAAGACAACGGCGCCGCCGGCTGGACCTACAGCATCGACTACGGTGACGGCACGGTGGTCAATGGCAGCACCCTGGTCAAGAACCTCGACCTCAACCACGTCTACGGTGACGGCGACGCCACCCGGACGGTGACCGTCAGCCTGACCGACGTCGCCGGCGAAACCGCCAGCGACAGCTTCCAGGTCCAGGTCAACAACGTGGCCCCGACGGCTGCGGTGACGGGCGCCGACAGCGTGAGCGAAGGCAGTGTTTACACGCTGAACGTGGGCGCGGTCGTCGAACCAGGAGCGGACACCCGGACGGGCTACAGCATCGACTGGGGCGACGGCAGCACCCAGGCGCTCACGGTGGCCCAATGGGCGGCGGCGGCAGGGAGCTTCACCCACACCTACGCCGACGGCGGCAATGGGGGCACGGCGCGCAACATCGTCGTGCAAGCCACGGACGAAGACGGCACCTTCACCCTGGGCAGCAAGGCCCTGACGGTGAACAACGCGGCGCCCAGCCTGATCCTCAGCGGCAACGCCAACACCAACGAAGGCGCCAGCTACGTTCTGCACATCGAAGGCAGCGACGCCGGAGGAGCGGCCGACCCCTGA
- a CDS encoding PKD domain-containing protein, with amino-acid sequence MAPTVALSGAAAVEVGQSYTLNLGAVTDPGTDTVSSYLIDWGDGNSQTVNSGGNVSHTYGSTGNYTIGVSLSDEDGTFANPTTVAVAVNAATATLSLEAGANAALDEGATFSRNLSFSDGEDNGAAGWTYSIDYGDGTVVNGSTLVKNLDLNHVLVTATPPGR; translated from the coding sequence GTGGCCCCGACCGTTGCCCTCAGCGGTGCGGCCGCAGTCGAAGTGGGGCAGAGCTACACCCTCAACCTGGGGGCGGTGACCGATCCGGGCACCGACACCGTGAGCAGCTACCTCATTGACTGGGGCGACGGCAACAGCCAGACCGTCAACAGCGGCGGCAACGTCAGCCACACCTACGGCAGCACCGGCAACTACACCATCGGCGTCAGCCTCAGCGACGAAGACGGCACCTTCGCCAACCCCACCACGGTGGCTGTCGCGGTCAATGCCGCCACCGCCACCCTCAGTCTGGAAGCCGGCGCCAACGCGGCGCTGGACGAAGGCGCCACCTTCAGCCGCAACCTCAGCTTCAGCGACGGCGAAGACAACGGCGCCGCCGGCTGGACCTACAGCATCGACTACGGTGACGGCACGGTGGTCAATGGCAGCACCCTGGTCAAGAACCTCGACCTCAACCACGTCCTGGTGACGGCGACGCCACCCGGACGGTGA